The Daucus carota subsp. sativus chromosome 9, DH1 v3.0, whole genome shotgun sequence genome window below encodes:
- the LOC108202513 gene encoding alkaline/neutral invertase A, mitochondrial, whose protein sequence is MGPCSRILFHGRKMGSSSLLSCSKSDHIFSKISSNLSQNRKFHKYPSGVSGSNCFSQFKNSNFAPSCVQESRVLVALISRGLGGFRCNSTSVETRVNENNFERIYVQGGLNVKPLVDIIDKDENVIGRDEESRVVCEVEEKIDDGVPVNFEEGEVVVSSGRVESEAEKEAWKLLREAVVSYCGSPVGTLAASDPGEKLPLNYDQVFIRDFVPSALAFLLKGEKEIVRNFLLHTLQLQSWEKTVDCYSPGQGLMPASFKVRTVPLDENKYEEVLDPDFGESAIGRVAPVDSGLWWIILLRAYGKITGDYALQERVDVQTGIKLILNLCLSDGFDMFPSLLVTDGSCMIDRRMGIHGHPLEIQSLFYSALRCSREMLTLDDGSKNLVRAINNRLSALSFHIREYYWVDMKKINEIYRYKTEEYSTTATNKFNIYPEQIPNWLMDWIPEEGGYLIGNLQPAHMDFRFFTLGNLWSIVSSLGTPKQNNSILNMIDAKWDDLVGHMPLKICYPALEFEEWRIITGSDPKNTPWSYHNGGSWPTLIWQFTLACIKMGRTDLAWKAVDLAEKKLPADHWPEYYDTRNGKFIGKQSRLYQTWTIAGFLTSKMLLENPERASLLFWDEDYDLLDICVCGLSNSGRKKCSRFAARSQILV, encoded by the exons ATGGGACCCTGTTCTAGGATACTCTTTCATGGCAGGAAAATGGGTTCTTCTAGTTTGCTCTCTTGTTCAAAATCTGatcatatttttagtaaaatttcatcaaatttgAGTCAAAATCGAAAATTTCATAAATACCCATCTGGGGTTTCGGGGTCTAATTGTTTTAGTCAATTCAAGAACTCAAATTTTGCCCCAAGTTGTGTTCAAGAATCTAGGGTCTTGGTTGCTTTGATTTCTAGAGGTTTAGGGGGTTTTAGGTGTAATTCAACAAGTGTCGAAACCCGCGTAAATGAGAACAACTTTGAGAGGATTTATGTGCAAGGGGGATTAAATGTGAAGCCATTAGTGGATATAATTGATAAAGATGAGAATGTGATTGGTAGAGATGAGGAGTCTAGGGTGGTTTGTGAGGTGGAGGAGAAGATTGATGATGGAGTTCCGGTGAATTTCGAGGAGGGTGAGGTGGTAGTGAGCAGTGGTAGAGTGGAGTCAGAGGCTGAGAAGGAGGCTTGGAAGTTGTTGAGGGAAGCCGTGGTTTCGTATTGTGGGAGTCCTGTGGGAACTTTGGCTGCGAGTGATCCTGGTGAGAAGCTGCCATTGAATTATGATCAGGTGTTCATACGGGATTTTGTTCCGTCTGCACTTGCTTTTTTGCTCAAGGGAGAAAAGGAGATTGTCAGGAACTTTCTCCTTCATACCTTGCAGTTGCAG AGTTGGGAGAAGACGGTGGACTGCTACAGCCCTGGGCAGGGGTTGATGCCAGCAAGTTTTAAAGTTAGAACCGTGCCTCTTGATGAAAACAAGTATGAAGAAGTTTTAGACCCAGATTTTGGGGAGTCAGCTATTGGCCGTGTTGCTCCTGTTGACTCTG GATTGTGGTGGATAATTTTGCTGAGAGCTTATGGGAAGATCACCGGTGACTATGCATTACAAGAAAGGGTGGATGTCCAGACAGGAATAAAGCTGATTTTAAATCTTTGTTTGTCTGATGGGTTTGATATGTTTCCATCTTTACTAGTGACTGATGGGTCCTGCATGATAGATCGAAGAATGGGTATTCATGGTCACCCTCTAGAAATTCAG TCCTTATTTTACTCAGCTTTAAGGTGCTCTCGGGAAATGCTTACTTTAGATGATGGATCCAAGAACTTGGTGAGAGCCATTAACAACAGACTTAGTGCTTTGTCGTTTCATATAAGAGAATATTACTGGGTAGATATGAagaaaatcaatgagatttacCGGTATAAGACGGAGGAATATTCTACAACTGCTACCAACAAATTCAACATCTACCCTGAGCAAATTCCTAATTGGCTAATGGACTGGATTCCTGAGGAAGGTGGTTATCTAATCGGCAATCTACAGCCAGCTCACATGGATTTTAGATTCTTTACTCTTGGAAATTTGTGGTCCATTGTTTCATCTCTGGGAACTCCAAAACAGAATAATTCGATTTTAAACATGATTGACGCCAAATGGGATGATCTTGTTGGTCATATGCCTTTGAAGATATGTTATCCTGCACTGGAATTTGAAGAATGGCGCATCATCACTGGCAGTGATCCCAAAAATAC ACCTTGGTCATATCATAATGGTGGATCGTGGCCCACACTTATATGGCAG TTTACTCTAGCATGCATTAAGATGGGAAGAACAGATTTAGCATGGAAAGCCGTTGACTTAGCAGAGAAAAAGCTTCCTGCAGACCACTGGCCTGAATATTATGACACAAGAAATGGAAAGTTTATTGGAAAACAATCTCGGCTCTATCAAACTTGGACCATTGCCGGATTTTTAACTTCCAAAATGCTCTTGGAGAATCCGGAAAGAGCTTCACTCCTTTTCTGGGATGAAGATTATGATCTTCTTGATATATGTGTTTGTGGACTCAGTAATTCTGGCCGGAAGAAGTGCTCCCGGTTTGCTGCCAGGTCTCAAATCCTTGTGTAG
- the LOC108202515 gene encoding protein AGENET DOMAIN (AGD)-CONTAINING P1-like — MDAAADLNSYFKKGAEVEISSNDPDFRGSWYMGTVMSRSRTKNKNNVFVEYKTLMNDRDETKPLREKLDIVQLRPPAPRESSRGFRFGEEVDAYHNDGWWEGVITRANGGVFTVYFRGTKEELGFGAEELRVHREWVKGVWVPPLETHGGNEIALNTHEEAPLSSITENFGNGTLVEVTGDNSNVEEPSKNIVEKFDKGTLVEVSTDEEGLQGAWFAATIIDKLSNDEYMIEYQSLVDDDGAKRLKEKANIKHIRPYPPETADVDYFRVLQEVDALYKDGWWVGVITKAMQGKKYYVYFRATDEETVFKQSDLRPHQDWIDGKWVISFQALKL; from the exons ATGGATGCAGCTGCTGATCTCAACTCATACTTCAAGAAAGGCGCAGAGGTGGAAATTAGCAGCAATGACCCAGACTTCCGGGGCTCATGGTACATGGGCACAGTCATGAGCCGCTCAAgaaccaagaacaagaacaatgtGTTTGTTGAATACAAGACTTTGATGAATGATAGAGATGAGACCAAGCCCTTGAGGGAGAAGCTTGATATAGTGCAGTTGAGGCCACCGGCTCCTCGGGAATCGAGCCGGGGTTTTAGGTTTGGGGAGGAGGTTGATGCTTATCATAATGATGGATGGTGGGAAGGGGTTATTACCAGGGCTAATGGGGGTGTTTTTACTGTCTATTTTAGAGGGACTAAGGAGGAGTTGGGTTTTGGTGCTGAGGAGTTGAGGGTTCACAGAGAGTGGGTCAAGGGGGTGTGGGTCCCACCTCTGGAGACTCATGGTGGTAATGAg ATTGCATTAAATACACATGAAGAAGCACCTCTCAGCAGCATCACGGAGAACTTTGGTAATGGGACATTGGTTGAAGTTACTGGAGACAATTCAAATGTAGAAGAACCTTCCAAAAATATTGTAGAGAAGTTTGATAAAGGGACATTGGTTGAAGTGTCTACCGACGAGGAAGGCCTGCAGGGTGCTTGGTTTGCTGCAACTATTATTGACAAATTAAGTAATGATGAATACATGATTGAGTATCAAAGTCTAGTAGATGATGATGGCGCAAAACGTTTAAAGGAGAAAGCCAACATTAAGCACATTAGACCCTATCCACCTGAAACTGCAGACGTGGACTATTTCAGAGTGCTTCAAGAAGTTGATGCTCTTTACAAAGACGGTTGGTGGGTGGGTGTGATTACCAAAGCAATGCAAGGAAAAAAGTACTATGTTTATTTCAGGGCAACTGATGAGGAAACGGTTTTTAAACAATCCGATTTGAGGCCACATCAAGATTGGATTGACGGGAAATGGGTTATATCTTTCCAG GCATTGAAGTTATAA
- the LOC108201127 gene encoding uncharacterized protein LOC108201127 yields MTNLTNLSFVALDISGENYLSWVQDVKLHLGSKKLSNTIKAENTSTVEENFTSIIFLRHHMHEDLKSEYLEVENPFVLWENLKDRFDHQKLVYLPAAENDWANLRLQDFKSVRAYSSALFKISSRLIMCGEVVTEKRKIDKTLSTFHPNNINLAEMYRERKFTKFGDLLSTLLVAEQNHELVIKNHQSRPTGSAPLPEVNNTTFQQNVRGKGHRGGRGHGRYRGRGRGRGHFRPYNSSSHQKWQPETQSKRKAPQGGKTDNLCHKCGMEGHWSRNCYIPQHLVDLYQSSKRSKGKMVETNFANNLDDSLIIATGGISVNGPNNETPIWEAED; encoded by the coding sequence ATGACAAATCTTACAAACTTGTCGTTCGTTGCGTTGGACATTTCTGGGGAGAATTATTTATCGTGGGTACAAGATGTAAAGTTGCACTTGGGTTCAAAGAAATTAAGCAACACAATAAAGGCAGAAAACACATCCACTGTTGAAGAAAATTTTACCTCTATTATTTTTCTCCGACACCACATGCATGAAGATTTAAAATCTGAGTACCTAGAAGTCGAGAATCCCTTTGTTTTATGGGAAAATCTAAAGGATAGGTTCGATCATCAGAAACTAGTTTATCTACCTGCAGCTGAAAATGATTGGGCTAATCTAAGGCTTCAAGATTTTAAGAGTGTTCGGGCATATAGCTCAGCACTATTCAAAATAAGCTCTAGGCTCATTATGTGTGGTGAGGTTGTTACTGAGAAAAGAAAGATCGACAAAACATTATCTACTTTTCATCCCAATAATATCAACTTAGCCGAGATGTACAGGGAGCGCAAGTTTACCAAGTTTGGGGATCTCCTTTCAACCCTCCTTGTTGCCGAGCAGAATCATGAATTGGTGATTAAGAATCATCAATCCCGTCCAACGGGATCTGCTCCTTTACCAGAAGTAAATAACACGACATTCCAGCAGAATGTACGTGGAAAAGGGCATAGAGGTGGACGAGGCCATGGTCGCTACCGTGGACGAGGCCGCGGTCGTGGGCATTTTCGTCCTTATAATAGCTCTAGTCACCAGAAGTGGCAACCTGAAACACAGAGCAAAAGAAAGGCACCACAAGGAGGGAAAACTGACAATTtatgtcacaagtgtggaatgGAAGGGCATTGGTCACGTAATTGTTATATCCCACAACATCTTGTTGATTTATATCAGTCATCTAAAAGATCGAAAGGGAAAATGGTGGAAACCAATTTCGCCAACAACTTAGATGATTCCCTCATAATAGCAACCGGAGGAATAAGTGTTAATGGCCCTAATAATGAAACTCCCATATGGGAGGCTGAGGATTAG